The nucleotide window TTGATGAGTTAAAATTTCAGCATTTGATCTATCTTGTAAATCAATATATCCTAAATCAAATAAAGTTAAAAGTGATTCCATATGATCAATACTATCGTGCATAAATTCATATGCAGTTTTTTTACTCATATCATTAAATAATTCATGTAATTCTTGTATTAATGGAGGATTTTCTTCTTTTAATTTTAGATGATCTAATTCGTATTCTGCTGAGAATAGTTCAAGTACAGGAGTTATTAAAACTGTAGATGCTGCACTTATAAATCTTCCAGATTCTGTAAAAATATTTGGTTCATCAACACCTTTTTGTTTTGCAATTTCTTTTAATGTAAAGACAACATCATTTGAAAACTCAGAAAGAGAATAAAACCTTGTTCTTTCATAAGCACTGTATTCAACAGCTAACCCACCACCAATATTGATAGAAGATAAATTTATTGCTCCTAAATTTTTAAGCTCAGCATATATATGTCCTGATTCTCTTAAAGCTTTTTTTAGTGGTTTAATTGAATTCATAGCAGAACCAATATGGAAATGAATCATTGTTAAATATTTAACTAAATCATTTTCTTCCATTAATTCATAAGCTTCAAGTATTTCTGTTGAAGTTAATCCAAATTTAGAGTTAATTCCTCCACTTTTTGCCCATAAACCACTTCCACCACTATGCAGTCTTACTCTTAATCCTATATTTGGACAAGCTAGTTTTGATTCTTTAAATACTTCAACAATCATTTCAAGTTCATTTAAACCTTCAATAATAATTGTTATATTATGTCCCATACTTTTTGCAATAAAACATAAATGAATCATCTCTTTATCTTTAAATCCATTTATAGTGATAGGCGAACCAATATTATTATATGTCATAGCAATAATTAATTCAGCTTTACTTCCAGCTTCTAGTCCATAATTATACTCTTTCCCTACACTTACAAGTGGATGAATAAAATTTGGTAATTGATTTACTTTTAAAGGGAAAACAGCATTGAATTTTCCTTTATAATCGTACTCTTTAATACTTGAATTAAAAGTGGTATATAATGTAGTTATCTGCTTTTCTGTGATATGTGGAAATCTCAATAATAAAGGACCTTTAAAATCCTGTTTTCTAATATCTTTAACAATAGATATCAATGAAGGTTTGCAATCAAAATTAACTTTTGCAACACCGTCTTCAATAATAAAATTACCATCACTCCAGATGTCTATACCATAATTGTTGTTCACTGCTAAAATTCCTCTAATTTTAAATTTGTTTCTTCTTTTGTTTTTAAATCTTTTACGTAAATTGTTCCATTTTTAAGCTCATTTTCTCCAATTAGAGCAACAATATTTGCTCCTAATTTTTCAGCTATTCCAAAATGTTTTCCAAAACTTCGTGGCGCGTATTCTACTAAAGTTTTTGTTGTTTTTCTCTTTTGATTTGCAACTTTTAGCACAGTATTTAAAGAATTTTCATCTAGTGCTCCTATGTATATCACATCTTGATTACATTGTGGCATCTTAATTAACTCTAATAATCTTTCTATTCCTATTGCAAATCCAATTCCAGCTGTACTTTTACCACCTAAAAACTCAACTAGTCTATCATATCTTCCACCACCAGCTATTGCACTTTGAGCTCCAATTTCATTGCTTACAAATTCAAATGCAGTTTTATTGTAATAATCTAATCCACGAACTAGGTTAGAATCTACTTCATACGAGATGTTATTGAAGTCTAAAATTTCTTTTAATTTTTCAAAATCAGTGTCACATGAATTACATAAACTTGTAGTGATTTTTGGTGCATTGTGTAATAATAATTGACATTTTTCATTTTTACAATCTAAAACTCTAATTGGATTAGTTAAAATCCTTCTATTACAATCTTCACAAAGTTCATCCTTGAAAGATGTTAAATGCTTAACTAGGTTTTCCTTATACGGAGGCATACACTCTTTGCAACCTAAAGAGTTGAGTTTTAAAGTAAATCCAATTCCAAAAAATTCAAGTATTTCTTTTATCATAATAATAATATTTGCATCTTCATAGACTGAATCAATTCCAAAAACTTCACAACCAAATTGGTGAAACTCTCTAAGTC belongs to Arcobacter defluvii and includes:
- the speA gene encoding biosynthetic arginine decarboxylase; translated protein: MNNNYGIDIWSDGNFIIEDGVAKVNFDCKPSLISIVKDIRKQDFKGPLLLRFPHITEKQITTLYTTFNSSIKEYDYKGKFNAVFPLKVNQLPNFIHPLVSVGKEYNYGLEAGSKAELIIAMTYNNIGSPITINGFKDKEMIHLCFIAKSMGHNITIIIEGLNELEMIVEVFKESKLACPNIGLRVRLHSGGSGLWAKSGGINSKFGLTSTEILEAYELMEENDLVKYLTMIHFHIGSAMNSIKPLKKALRESGHIYAELKNLGAINLSSINIGGGLAVEYSAYERTRFYSLSEFSNDVVFTLKEIAKQKGVDEPNIFTESGRFISAASTVLITPVLELFSAEYELDHLKLKEENPPLIQELHELFNDMSKKTAYEFMHDSIDHMESLLTLFDLGYIDLQDRSNAEILTHQIIKKAISLLQIDDYEELKKLDENIQEKYLLNFSLFQSLPDYWGIDQEFPIMPITHLDKNPTRSACLWDITCDSDGELPFDLKKPLYLHDVNLNQEDYFLGFFNVGAYQDTLGMKHNLFSHPTEVNIVFKDGKVILEKILESQKIIDILEDIDYDTSEIRSILGKHLSKETYNVLEKYLNENSYLKTIWSYYDE
- the hisS gene encoding histidine--tRNA ligase; its protein translation is MPNNEIKNIKTIQSLRGMKDIVNEESSLFTYFVENASRIARNYGFSYIETPLLEETALFKRSVGESSDIVNKEMYQFIDKGENDVCLRPEGTAGVVRHFVEKKLDRAGGNYKWYYYGPMFRYERPQKGRLREFHQFGCEVFGIDSVYEDANIIIMIKEILEFFGIGFTLKLNSLGCKECMPPYKENLVKHLTSFKDELCEDCNRRILTNPIRVLDCKNEKCQLLLHNAPKITTSLCNSCDTDFEKLKEILDFNNISYEVDSNLVRGLDYYNKTAFEFVSNEIGAQSAIAGGGRYDRLVEFLGGKSTAGIGFAIGIERLLELIKMPQCNQDVIYIGALDENSLNTVLKVANQKRKTTKTLVEYAPRSFGKHFGIAEKLGANIVALIGENELKNGTIYVKDLKTKEETNLKLEEF